The genomic DNA TTGCAGGACATGGCAGAGAAGCATGAAAAGCTGCTGAATGCTGTTAAAACTGTAACTTCAATTGAGGATAAATTAGGATTTATTTCAAGTCAAAGGCCACAATGGGCTCATCTTATGATGACAGTTGATTCTAGAGTAGAGAAGGCTTTAGCAATTTTGAAGCCACAGGCTTTGTCAGATCATCGCGCTATACTTGCCTCACTTGGATGGCCACCATCCCTGTCATCTTCTAATGTAGAGAAGGAGAAATCCTATGAAACTCCAAACCCCCTTTCTCTGATGCACGGAGAAAAGAAAGATGTGTATTCTCAAAGTTTTCTCATACTATGCACTTTGCAACAACTGTTCATTCAACGAGAAGAGCGAAAATTAAATCCTCTAGAATACTATCAAAGGTACAAATGTACAAATTGCAGTGATTTTTCTAGATCTTCTCACCTTGGCAGTGGTCTTTGGTCAGTAGATGAATTAGTGCACCCAATTGCTTCAAGAATGGAGCATCATTTTCACAGATGGTCTAATCAACCAAAGTTTATCTTTGCTCTTGTTTACAAAATAACTCGGGATTTTATGGATGGAGTAGATCATGTTTTGCAACCTTTAGTAGATAAAGCAAGATGTATGGGTTCTAGTGTTAGAGAAGCTTGGGTAGCAGCAATGGTTAAAATTCTTATAGACTATCTAGAGAAAGAAGCTTTTCCTGTTCTTGTTGAGAGATATGAAATTAGAGATGGAATCTTGTTGGCAGATGCATCATGGCTTCACCTAGTTGACCTTATGATTACTTTTGATAAGAGAATGCGAGCGCTTGCAATTTCAGGAATGCCATGTGTGGAATCATTTCTTGAGCTTCAAGGAAtgtctttgtcattatcaatttTCTCAGTTTTTGTAGAACATTCAGATTGGCTTCATATATGGGCTGAAATAGAGCTCGATGATGCGAATGAGAAACTAAATCCTGAGTTGGAAAGTCAAAAAAGTTGGTCTATCAGTACTCATCAGCAAGCTCTCTCCCAGTTGGAAGAAGCTGAGTTGTTCCTTCTTTCAAACACTGAAGATTTCAAAGCACCTCCTATTGCTGATTCTGTAGTTAAAATTGCATGGAATATGGTAGAGAGGGCTTTTCTTCTGCCAACGAAGATGATGAAAGTTCAGTTCATCAGGTCTTCTATGATAGtattcttaaataattttttttatatcttgGTTCAACGTTGTCATAATGGAGGATCATATGGTGCCAATATGGATGTTGATGCTATGCTACGATTGGCTGGTTCCATAAATGCTGCTCGATATCTTGTGTCTGTTCTTAGACAGTGGAGTGAAGATTTTAGGTTCTTGGAGATGAGTCAATGTGATCCCAAGAATGAAGATCAAACTGGTTCCTTCTTAAAAGATGAAACCATGCGCTTAATTAAGCTTGATACTGATTTTCTTGAGATGGCAATGTCCTCTATTTTACTGCAGTTTGATGATCTCTGTCGGGATTATATTGATTACATTGAACAGTGGGGAAGAGAGCAACTTGATCTGCAGGAATTGGTTGTGGATGAGCAGAGTCTATGCATATCATCAAGTTTTGTACGAGCATTAGACATGCTGAAAGACCACCTCTATGTCTTGAGGCTGAATCTTAATTCTATGGATTTTCTAGACCTGTGGAGAAGCATTGCTGATGGGCTTGACCACTTCATTTTCAATAGCATCACTCTCAGCGTTGTTAAGTTTACTGATATAGGAGTGAATCAGTACAAATATGATATGAGAGCACTCATTCAGATTTTCAGTGCATTTTGTTCTAAGCCTGAATCTTTCTTTCTGCGCGTGCATGAATCTATGAAGCTGCTGACCCTAGACAAAAAGGATGTGGCAAATGTGCTCAATATGGTGCCAGAAAATGGTAAGAGAAAGGAATTGTTCTTGCAGAGCAAAGGAGTGTTTCATGTAAATATAGATCAAGCTAAAACGATATTGAGAAAGAAGACTTTCTGATTCTAAATTGGAGGCTAAAAAATACGTGTCAATATCCGTTTTGACTTAGATTATCTTTCAATTGTTTTTTTTCGCAACTGTTACATGCCATCCTTCAAGATGTAGATATCAAATGCTCACACACAGGCATATGCTAATCGTGGAAGTTCATTTGCATGAAGCTGCATAAAAGAATATCAATTTCCTGGAAACCAACTACAAGAATGAACAAGGTACTAACCGATTCCtacttttgagtttttttttttttttcgtttttttAATTGTTTTGGTTGTTGTGCACAATTCCATAAAATTGGGTTTGTTTCTAATTATTATGTTTGGGTCACATGTGGAATCTTATTGGAAAGTAGCGACCGAGTTCAATCATGAGATGATGGGTATTTAGGCCTTCCTGTCGTATAGTTATCCTTTACATTAAGCAAAGATGTCTCCTATATTTATCAAGGTTAACAAATGTCTTTCCGAGCATAGGATTTGAAAATGACTGCACCAAACTGTGCACAGCTCATTATGTTGGAGATGGATTTAATGTCTCCTTACCTCTTCTTAGTAAATGGAAAGATAGGAATAAGAGTCTCCTTCGGTTCATAGAATGAAATTGGCATGAAAACTATTCATATATTTAGGTTTCCTGAAATGTTATAGGTAATAGGTAACaaatagtttcaaaagaaaaaaacttGATGTAAACATTACAAGATAAAAATAAGTCGAGCTATTAAGATTGCACCACTTTTGCTCAGGCATGGCAAGTTTTGACATGTGTGGACCTAAATCATTAAGTGAGTGTTCATGATGAAAAAGGTGTCAAATATGTTTGATATAACAATCTTTAACTGCACAtcaaaatattaaatgaaaaataatcgAAACCATGAAATTAGTTATTTGAATTCTAGTACAAGTTTGAAGACAAGACCCAACAATACCTAATGACATATGATCAACTGTATTATACTAAATATATGAGTTAGTGAGGTTTTTACTATATAATTAAATGGCCAGTGGTCCTCACGAGATGGGCAAATGGTCATTGCATTGGGTATTATCATCAAGAGGTCTGGAGATCAATTTCTAACAGTGAAATGCTTGTCAGGTTCCTGTCCTCCTACAATGGTCACTGTTTAGAGACAAAGTCATTCATCATttatagggatgacaatggggtgGATTCGGGTTGGGTTCGGGCCGGGTTTGGCCAATCCTAGAACCCGTCCCgtcagaaaaaaaaataaacctgAATCTGAACCCGTCCTGCCTACTTTTTCAACCCGCTCCGCTCAAAATTTGATTAGTTCGGGTCAGGTTGGACCTACCAACCCGCTaagctatatataataataataataataataatacgggGTGGGTTCATTAAAATCCGTAATCCGCCCAGAACCCGCATCTAAACCCGGTCAACGGATTTAAACTCGCACCGTAACTCGTTTGACTGGGTTTAAATCCGCCCCGAACGGGATAGGTTTAATACGATGTCAGATTTAAACTCGACCCATTGTCATCTCTAATCATTTATCTCTCTACAAATGATAGTGGAATTGATCGTGTGGGACGCTCGAGTGTGGAGCGCTCGGGTAAGCATATTGTTGGTCCCTctagaggccggcaagaggggatgtGTTGAATAACCctacaaaaaattaaaagcaaatccttcttggacttcttaaactaacacttgcataaataaataagagtaataaactaaaagaagagacacaagagtttacttggttacaatcggagaggttgttaatccaaggagaatgaatcACAATATATATCtcctttcaggcggagaaacttcttacaacattcaagcacagaaaaataagaagctaaactaatAATGAAAGTATACAAGTGTTGTAATCAGAATTGCTTGTCTTGTTGAGCTTTTTAGACCAAAGTTATATTTATAGCagactttcgctccggcttctcgtccctcggaatcgtcgcgtgcttccttctcgtccgccagcgtactcatccgtagctcttcgtctctcggacgcaccgagtccatCGACTCTCTTCTGTGCCAACCTTTTCGccagctacgtctcttgctcctcgagcaatcttccgcttcggcttctcgtccttcggaaacATCGCACGTTTCCTTCTTgcccgtcggtgtactcttccgcagcgcctcatccttcggacgtaccgagcccgtcagctctcttttgtgccgaccttctcgctagctgcgtctcttgctctttgagcaatcttccgctctggcttctcattccTCGGAAATATCGCACGCTtcattctcgtccgccggcgtattCTTTCGCAgtgtctcgtccctcagacgcaccgagtccgtcggctctctcttgtACCGTtcttcttgctagttgcgtcttccgttCGATTTTCTGTACTCCTAAGTTGACAATATTTTGCCATTGGATGTTCCAGCATACGTGGTAAGTTAAATGGTAAATTTTTGAAACTAATAATATGGATCAGTCATCTGTATTGGCTTTGGTAGCTGGAAGCTATAATAACGTGCCTTAGATATATAGATTTATCTTCATCCCATCATGTGTAATCTTGGCTGCCCTGTTTTGAATCCCGGTAAAATCAAGGGGAAAAAGTCCTTTTCGCaatgattaattataatttttcaatttacTTTCTTATAGATAATCGTGGACTGATCGTATAAGACTGTTGGGATAACGAATTTCATCATTTGCCACCATTGGTTGCCTTGTATCACTGTGGTTATCATATTTCTAATTCTGCCAATTTAGATTGTGATTAGTCAAGTGCCAAAGCTAGTTGGGATGATTTTCTTTTAGATTCTTGTCCTAGGTGATTTTGCTTATATCCTTTTGACGCTGGAGAGCTAATTAAATTTTATCTCAATTTCAATAATGTAAAAAAGGAAATGAACATTACCACCAAAGGAAATTTCAtaataaatagaaattaataaaataagataGATAATTCTCGACCCCTTAATATCATaaatactaaaaaaattaaatactataaaaaataaaaattattaaacataGTAAAATGACTTCGGCAAGGATTTAAAGGGTGAAATTTGAACTTGAAGATTGACAGTAATGAATTTGATAATAAATGTAGATTTTTTAATTCTATACGTCTAATCGTTGACGGACCTTGATTCGTGGACCTTGATTATGAATCCTTAAGTGAAAGGTATATCCTCCGAAAAATTAAGTCCTATGTTtacttctctttttctttatcCTGTGCCTTCGGGGCTAGGTACTCGTGGTTCGATCTCCATTTATGATGAATTTATAGGATTTTTCTTCCAAATGGGACACGCAATTGAAGGATGTTGGACTTCTTGATCGTCCgtcgtaagtattttttaatttatcctgaTGATTGATGAAAAAATTCTATAGAGTCGCACCGATCATCAGGGCTAGTCAGATTAATTGGATTTATTTATTTTCCCTTATCCTGTAATAATTCAACCCTGTTTTTTCTAATGACCTAAGGGaagttttattttcatattttctaCAACATTATATACCCAGGTTTAAACTTTTATTCTATTTGGTTAAATACAAAATTGAAATGGCTGATGTTAGTCAAAAGTGGATCTCTCTCCCTAGAATATAAGTTCAAAACTCAACTTTGAGATATTCCTAAAATGAGTATTTCACTTTAATTACAATTCAAATACAACCTCCCGGAGTAAGGTAAAATATTTTACCTTTTATCTTTACCAAGATAGGTACTTGGCAAGGTTCGTCTCAAGTTTTCTTAATATAAGTCACTCTAAAACCTTTTACCTTGAATTATTCTAAATCGTTCACCGGGTTGGTGTCGTTGATAATTGTATAAGTATTTACTCTAATAAATTTTAGGATCGATTTTTAATGAGTATAAAATGTCTTATTGGATATCTGATTTTTTTCTTGTAAAAGTTATTGTACTAGGATAAAATGTCTCCCATGATTTATCTATCTATATCTTATTAGGGGCTGACAATACTAAATCGCTTGAGGTGAACGATATTATCTTTTATTCAAATTGAATGATTCTCAACACGCCTTGAGAGGATAGAGTTGTTTCATTGGGCTATAGTCGATTTTCACGAAGTTAATTCCCTTGAGTTTTAAATGCCCTCTCACATAAGAGGTTGTTCGGTATTGTAATTTACCTCTTTTTATTTTGCTATGGGCCGACGATGAGGGATTGGTATCGTGATTTATTTCCCTTTATTTTACTGTGACGCTGACAATGAGGGGATCGATATCATCATTTACTTTTTTTTCATCTCACTAGCAAAATTGCTTCTGCTTCATTGAAtcattttaaacattttaaagATGGATTCCCTTAAAGTATAATATACTTTTTCCTTACTAAACTAAAGAC from Zingiber officinale cultivar Zhangliang chromosome 4A, Zo_v1.1, whole genome shotgun sequence includes the following:
- the LOC121971495 gene encoding RINT1-like protein MAG2L, which gives rise to MAALPPAAVSYSSSTPLTHFLLRFLDGHFATPADLRKLPSLSDLLDRECRDLDLDLRTLLGDKLSSVASAWVSRSQETKIILRQGDGFIPYSIPASSRRMLEVDIPLIVKEVSCIETIRLYAELSLQLEALVGELEDTSVAIISQARGDFSFSNLGRASTPIDMAEKHEKLLNAVKTVTSIEDKLGFISSQRPQWAHLMMTVDSRVEKALAILKPQALSDHRAILASLGWPPSLSSSNVEKEKSYETPNPLSLMHGEKKDVYSQSFLILCTLQQLFIQREERKLNPLEYYQRYKCTNCSDFSRSSHLGSGLWSVDELVHPIASRMEHHFHRWSNQPKFIFALVYKITRDFMDGVDHVLQPLVDKARCMGSSVREAWVAAMVKILIDYLEKEAFPVLVERYEIRDGILLADASWLHLVDLMITFDKRMRALAISGMPCVESFLELQGMSLSLSIFSVFVEHSDWLHIWAEIELDDANEKLNPELESQKSWSISTHQQALSQLEEAELFLLSNTEDFKAPPIADSVVKIAWNMVERAFLLPTKMMKVQFIRSSMIVFLNNFFYILVQRCHNGGSYGANMDVDAMLRLAGSINAARYLVSVLRQWSEDFRFLEMSQCDPKNEDQTGSFLKDETMRLIKLDTDFLEMAMSSILLQFDDLCRDYIDYIEQWGREQLDLQELVVDEQSLCISSSFVRALDMLKDHLYVLRLNLNSMDFLDLWRSIADGLDHFIFNSITLSVVKFTDIGVNQYKYDMRALIQIFSAFCSKPESFFLRVHESMKLLTLDKKDVANVLNMVPENGKRKELFLQSKGVFHVNIDQAKTILRKKTF